A stretch of Henckelia pumila isolate YLH828 chromosome 4, ASM3356847v2, whole genome shotgun sequence DNA encodes these proteins:
- the LOC140864183 gene encoding uncharacterized protein, which translates to MAATLSCSCISSAKVHSSLSININPPSAHVFHYKRAGTSVGGISKKNIGSKRDFVIRSAAEPETVAAATDLMSTFSLPAIPGFSLSADNPWWTAIAGLAVTVPFVLQRIMTVTKEVDVVAHTVEKIAESVDKAAEEIEAALPEGGLKKMVHMVEGLAEETIKDAQKVEDIMHKVEEIDEKLETYLNKQQIKGAEKV; encoded by the exons ATGGCCGCCACCCTTTCTTGCAGCTGCATCAGCTCCGCCAAAGTTCATAGTTCGCTCTCCATTAACATTAACCCACCTTCAGCTCATGTTTTCCATTACAAAAGAGCAGGAACTTCCGTGGGAGGAATATCAAAAAAGAATATTGGATCGAAGAG GGATTTTGTAATCAGGAGCGCCGCCGAGCCGGAGACGGTGGCAGCTGCGACGGATCTGATGTCTACTTTCTCGCTTCCGGCCATTCCGGGATTCTCGCTTTCTGCGGACAATCCATG GTGGACTGCAATTGCTGGATTGGCGGTAACAGTTCCTTTCGTGTTGCAAAGAATAATGACAGTGACTA AGGAGGTTGATGTGGTGGCGCATACGGTCGAGAAAATAGCGGAATCGGTGGACAAGGCGGCCGAAGAAATCGAGGCGGCCCTGCCCGAAGGCGGACTCAAGAAAATGGTTCATATGGTGGAAGGTTTGGCTGAAGAAACCATAAAGGATGCTCAAAAGGTGGAAGACATAATGCACAAG GTGGAAGAAATTGACGAGAAGTTGGAAACATACCTCAATAAGCAGCAAATTAAAGGCGCTGAGAAAGTATGA